A single window of Venturia canescens isolate UGA chromosome 3, ASM1945775v1, whole genome shotgun sequence DNA harbors:
- the DCP1 gene encoding mRNA-decapping enzyme 1A — MTDLTELRMNVAALKRVDPYIKDILETATHVALYTFNADNNEWEKTDIEGALFVYSRNGEPYNSILIMNRLNTNNLVEPVTLGLDLQLQEPFLLYRNSKSDIYGIWFYDKVECIRIAAMLNTLVKDSELNRKVSVNTVQKNNKVSKPNTNNVDIFSMLSKAQEVFNTNKSGEVTSGIGSKSPINHNARDICCPLSAPLGPDVTSQSVMDFFARAKVNTGHFKAGDHPNAHNVGVAESKPMLARLMSHPAAHTLEHIEKQQRSTTPQPGLSSHVPAQPQSSTISQVNNVVSGSSSARAKRHNKSNVTQDDSVVSALTSVSQELQRQVSRNTSDTNGASSFLRIDSPSVKTANSTNHQSNNIVSSCKTDPILSLFETESTTLESEDIKASGTLKSMVTGPALIPPVMFGAPSPSEPLSRPLEPLTRNQLLQAFNYLLRSDPDFVNKLHEAYVKSFGEILS, encoded by the exons ATGACGGATCTTACGGAATTGAGGATGAATGTAGCCGCGTTGAAACGCGTTGATCCTTACATAAAGGATATCCTGGAAACCGCGACGCATGTAGCACTTTATACTTTTAACGCGGACAATAACGAATGGGAAAAAACTGATATCGAGGGTGCCCTATTCGTTTATTCTAGAAATGGTGAACCGTACAACAGTATTCTCATTATGAATCG ATTAAACACAAACAATTTAGTGGAACCAGTGACGTTGGGCTTGGATCTGCAGCTGCAAGAGCCATTTTTATTGTATCGAAACTCCAAAAGCGATATTTACGGCATTTGGTTTTATGATAAGGTTGAATGTATACGCATAGCGGCGATGCTTAATACCCTGGTGAAAGATTCAGAACTGAACCGTAAAGTTTCTGTTAATACTGTGCAAAAGAACAACAAAGTGTCCAAACCAAACACAAATAATGTGGACATATTCAGTATGTTGAGTAAAGCTCAAGAGGTTTTTAATACAAACAAAAGTGGAGAAGTGACTAGCGGCATTGGTTCCAAGTCTCCCATCAACCACAATGCTCGAGATATTTGCTGTCCGTTGTCTGCTCCACTGGGACCAGATGTCACCTCTCAGAGCGTCATGGATTTCTTTGCCAGAGCAaag GTGAATACCGGTCACTTCAAAGCGGGTGATCATCCGAATGCGCACAACGTCGGTGTAGCAGAAAGTAAACCGATGTTGGCGCGTTTAATGTCTCATCCTGCGGCACATACGCTCGAGCATATTGAGAAACAACAAAGGTCAACGACGCCACAGCCAGGCTTGTCATCTCATGTACCGGCTCAACCCCAATCGTCGACCATCTCACAAGTGAATAACGTTGTTTCTGGCTCCTCATCTGCCAGAGCTaaaagacacaacaaatcaaaCGTGACGCAGGACGACTCGGTCGTTTCGGCTCTCACGTCAGTCTCTCAAGAACTACAACGACAGGTCAGTCGTAATACCAGCGACACCAATGGGGCCTCCAGTTTTCTCAGGATAGATTCACCAAGCGTTAAAACGGCTAATTCAACGAATCACCAGAGCAATAATATTGTCAGCTCATGCAAAACGGATCCTATTTTATCGCTCTTTGAAACTGAGAGCACAACTTtg GAATCTGAGGATATAAAGGCGAGTGGGACATTGAAGAGTATGGTAACAGGTCCGGCTCTGATACCGCCTGTAATGTTTGGAGCGCCTAGTCCGTCGGAGCCATTGAGCAGACCATTGGAGCCATTAACGAGGAACCAATTGTTACAGGCTTTTAATTACCTTCTTCGCAGCGACCCGGACTTTGTGAATAAACTGCACGAGGCATATGTCAAATCGTTTGGCGAGATACTATCCTAG